From Macadamia integrifolia cultivar HAES 741 unplaced genomic scaffold, SCU_Mint_v3 scaffold2561, whole genome shotgun sequence, the proteins below share one genomic window:
- the LOC122066751 gene encoding valine--tRNA ligase, mitochondrial 1, whose amino-acid sequence MEQPEISNEDLERKKKKEEKAKEKEMKKLKALQKAEAAKLQVQKASNAPKKSERKNSKRDAEEENPEDYIDPVILPGEKKRLSRQMAKQYSPSEVEKSWYAWWEKSEFFVADSKSSKPPFVIVLPPPNVTGALHIGHGLTSAIEDTIIRWRRMSGYNALWVPGMDHAGIATQVVVEKKIMRERKLTRHAIGREGFVSEVWKWKNQYGGTILNQLRRLGASLDWSRECFTMDEKRSKAVTEAFVRLHKEGLIYRDHRLVNWDCILRTAISDIEVDYKDIKERTLLKVPGYENPVEFGVLTSFAYPLEGGFGEIVVATTRVETMLGDTAIAIHPEDERYRGLHGKFAIHPFSGRKLPIICDAILVDPAFGTGAVKITPAHDPNDFEVGKRHNLEFINIFTDDGKINSNGSQFEGMPRFKAREAVIKALKDKILYREAQNNEMRLGVCSRSNDVVEPMIKPQWFVNCNGLAKEALGAVMNDENRKIEIIPKQYAAEWKRWLENIRDWCISRQLWWGHRIPAWYVSLEDDQLKEFGAYNDHWVVGRNEEEAMLEAKRMFSGKKFQMDQDPDVLDTWFSSGLFPLTVLGWPDDTEDFRAFYPTSVLETGHDILFFWVARMVMLGMKLGGDVPFSKVYLHPMIRDAHGRKMSKSLGNVIDPLEVINGISLEGLHKRLEEGNLDQNELVIAKEGQLKDFPNGIPECGADALRFALVSYTAQSDKINLDIQRVIGYRQWCNKLWNAIRFAMTKLGDDYVPPTSLVLQSMPFCCKWILSVLNKVISKTVSSLESYEFSDAASAVYYWWQSELCDVFIEVIKPYFAGADPRFESARRAAQDALWVCLDNGLRLLHPFMPYVTEELWQRLPQPQGSTRKESIMICEYPSVVEEWSNEIIEYEMDLVDRAVRSLRSLRSELPPNERHARRPAFVLCRTDAVAEAEIIRNHDLEVSTLASLSSMKVLGVNDAVPAGCAVSIINENLSVYLQLQGAVNAEAELEKLSKKREEIQKQKENLTQQMNASGYEKVPERIREDNMAKLNKLMQELEIVDEASRNFEVAIAGGN is encoded by the exons ATG GAGCAGCCGGAGATCTCGAACGAAGATCTCGaacgaaagaagaagaaggaagaaaag GCTAAagagaaggaaatgaagaagctgAAGGCTTTACAAAAAGCAGAAGCAGCCAAACTTCAG GTGCAAAAGGCATCCAACGCACCAAAAAAGAGTGAACGCAAAAATTCAAAAAGAGATGCTGAGGAAGAGAATCCCGAGGATTATATCGATCCTGTGATTCTTCCTGGTGAGAAGAAGCGGCTTTCTCGTCAAATGGCAAAGCAATACAGTCCAAGTGAAGTTGAGAAATC ATGGTATGCATGGTGGGAGAAATCAGAATTTTTTGTGGCAGATTCAAAAAGCTCTAAACCCCCCTTTGTGATT GTTTTGCCACCTCCTAATGTAACTGGGGCATTACACATAGGCCATGGCCTTACTTCGGCTATAGAG GATACAATTATCCGTTGGCGGAGAATGTCTGGATATAATGCTTTGTGGGTGCCAGGAATGGACCATGCTGGAATTGCAACCCAG GTTGTTGTTGAGAAGAAGATAATGCGAGAAAGAAAATTAACCAGACACGCCATTGGTCGTGAGGGTTTTGTGTCCGAA GTCTGGAAATGGAAAAATCAATATGGTGGCACTATATTAAATCAGCTACGTCGGCTAGGTGCTTCTCTTGACTGGTCCCGTGAG TGCTTCACAATGGATGAGAAACGGTCAAAGGCTGTGACAGAAGCTTTTGTTAGGCTTCACAAGGAAGGTCTCATCTATAG GGATCATCGGCTAGTGAACTGGGATTGCATCTTACGAACGGCCATTTCTGATATTGAG GTAGACTATAAGGACATAAAAGAAAGAACTCTATTGAAGGTTCCTGGGTACGAAAACCCTGTGGAGTTTGGTGTGTTAACATCTTTTGCTTACCCTCTTGAGGGAGGCTTTGGTGAGATTGTTGTCGCTACAACTAGAGTGGAAACAATGCTCGGTGATACTGCAATTGCTATACACCCTGAAGATGAAAGGTACAGAGGTCTGCATGGAAAATTTGCAATTCATCCATTCAGTGGAAGAAAACTCCCAATAATATGTGATGCAATACTTGTTGATCCTGCATTTGGGACTGGTGCTGTTAAG ATTACTCCAGCCCATGACCCAAATGATTTTGAGGTTGGAAAGCGTCATAATCTTGAGTTCATCAACATTTTCACTGATGATGGGAAGATTAACAGCAATGGCAGTCAATTTGAAGGGATGCCACGGTTTAAAGCTCGTGAAGCTGTCATTAAGGCATTGAAGGATAAG ATTCTCTATAGAGAGGCTCAAAATAATGAGATGCGCCTCGGCGTTTGCTCACGAAGCAATGATGTTGTTGAACCAATGATAAAGCCACAGTGGTTTGTCAACTGTAATGGGCTGGCAAAGGAAGCTCTTGGTGCTGTTATGAATGATGAGAATAGAAAGATTGAGATCATTCCAAAGCAATATGCTGCTGAATGGAAGAG GTGGCTGGAAAATATTCGTGATTGGTGCATTTCTAGGCAACTTTGGTGGGGCCACCGTATTCCAGCATGGTATGTGTCACTGGAGGATGACCAACTAAAGGAATTTGGTGCATACAATGACCACTGGGTGGTTGGCAGAAACGAGGAAGAAGCTATGTTGGAagcaaaaagaatgttttctgGGAAGAAGTTTCAAATGGATCAAGATCCAGATGTGTTGGACACTTGGTTTTCTTCTGGTCTTTTTCCCTTAACAGTGCTCGGTTGGCCAGATGATACGGAAGACTTTAGGGCTTTTTATCCAACATCAGTTCTTGAAACTGGACATGACATTCTATTTTTCTGGGTTGCGCGGATGGTGATGTTGGGAATGAAACTAGGAGGTGATGTACCTTTCAGCAAG GTTTACTTGCACCCAATGATTCGTGATGCACATGGCCGTAAAATGTCCAAGTCCCTTGGAAATGTTATTGATCCGCTTGAAGTAATAAATGGAATATCATTGGAGGGCCTCCATAAGAGGCTGGAGGAGGGTAACTTGGACCAAAATGAGCTGGTTATTGCTAAAGAGGGGCAGTTGAAAGACTTCCCGAATGGTATTCCAGAATGTGGTGCAGATGCTCTGCGCTTTGCCCTCGTCTCATACACTGCACAG TCGGACAAAATAAATTTGGATATCCAAAGAGTTATAGGGTACCGCCAGTGGTGTAATAAACTTTGGAATGCCATTCGCTTTGCTATGACCAAACTTGGAGATGATTATGTCCCACCCACAAGCCTCGTTCTTCAGTCCATGCCGTTCTGTTGCAAATGGATACTCTCAGTCTTAAATAAAGTCATATCCAAAACTGTCTCATCTCTTGAATCCTATGAGTTCTCAGATGCAGCTAGTGCAGTGTATTATTGGTGGCAGTCTGAGTTATGTGATGTATTTATCGAAGTGATTAAACCTTATTTTGCTGGTGCCGATCCAAGGTTTGAGTCTGCAAGAAGGGCTGCACAAGATGCTTTGTGGGTTTGCCTGGACAATGGGTTGCGGTTGCTCCATCCATTTATGCCATATGTCACGGAAGAACTATGGCAGCGTCTTCCTCAACCACAGGGGAGTACGAGGAAAGAATCAATCATGATATGCGAGTACCCATCAGTTGTAGAG GAATGGTCAAATGAAATAATCGAATATGAGATGGATCTTGTTGACCGTGCTGTGAGATCACTTCGATCACTCCGCTCAGAGTTGCCTCCAAATGAGAGGCATGCAAG GCGACCAGCTTTTGTGCTTTGTCGGACTGATGCAGTTGCAGAGGCAGAGATTATTCGAAACCATGACTTGGAAGTTTCAACTCTTGCTTCATTGTCATCTATGAAG GTCCTTGGTGTGAATGATGCCGTGCCTGCTGGATGTGCAGTTTCCATTATAAATGAAAACCTTTCTGTGTATCTCCAGCTACAAGGGGCTGTAAATGCAGAAGCTGAACTTGAAAAGCTCAgtaaaaagagagaggaaattCAAAA